A single window of Zeugodacus cucurbitae isolate PBARC_wt_2022May chromosome X, idZeuCucr1.2, whole genome shotgun sequence DNA harbors:
- the LOC128922976 gene encoding uncharacterized protein LOC128922976, which translates to MAQLHQEEPEDTRAERNEVRRLEQRQSRRFTVNRRRTNDQQRQQVHRAFISDSFLRLAFQYEPDIEYYAHSKVVIGAMDKECPHCHALKFKNEPAGMCCASGKVQLPEIETPPEPLNGLLIGTDPDSNVFLKSIRRFNSCFQMTSFGATEIVRNTNANGQQFNSTFKIRGQVYHKMGLLLPMPNEPHKFLQIYFMGGEDSGSALANRVNARCDYNNLDSLYARRIVSELDALLNEHNELLKIFKSHMHQLQSDNHAIVINPDKTPAGEHIRRFNAPVVDDVAGIMVGDCTAAREIVIGAETNKNVNSKDYYAYRLMIRRGLDNVILRCRELCQQFMVDMYAKIESERLRYLRYNQQKLRAEEYIHLRDAINNNADVAEIGNHVILPSSYVGSPRHMQEYIQDALTFVREYGRPCLFITFACNPKWPEITSLLLPGQNAIHRHDITARVFRQKLKSLISFITKSHVFGPTRCWMYSVEWQKRELPHAHILVWFIDKIRPEEIDSIISAEIPDPSTDQLLFDIVTTNMIHGPCGTLNSSSPYMADGKCTKNFPKDFTNDTVTNVDGYPIYRRRNPENGGQSFIKNIINTDIDIDNRWVVPYSPLLSKTYNAHINVEFCSSVKSIKYICKYVHKGSDMAVFRVENTNVNAPPVNKNDEITLYQIGRYISSNEAAWRIFGFPIHERDPAVVQLAIHLENGQRVFFTNETAIDRAINPPKTTLTAFFELCNRADDFDIRKVNGQQYPTYKDACLALGLLEDDNQWECMLAEAALNCTAIQIRLLFAIVLTTCFPARAQILWENHKDSMTDDILHQHRIRCHDLIITFSDEMYNEALIAIEDLCIVIANLPLSNFGMNSPNRTASDLMNTEMNRELQYSTVEMAAIVARNVPLMNEEQRTIYDRIMLAVSAGQGEFFFLDAPGGTGKTFVISLILAEIRSNNGIALAVASSGIAATLLDGGRTAHSVFKLPLNIQNNPDAVCNIKKQSSMATVLKRCKIIIWDECTMAHKHSLEALNRTLKDIKNSDKLFGGTLLVVSGDFRQTLPVIPCSLLKNYS; encoded by the exons ATGGCGCAATTGCATCAAGAAGAGCCAGAAGATACACGAGCTGAACGCAATGAAGTCAGAAGATTAGAACAACGACAATCACGCCGTTTCACAGTCAATAGACGAAGAACAAATGACCAACAACGACAACAGGTACATCGAGCATTTATATCTGATTCATTCCTGCGTCTAGCATTCCAGTATGAGCCCGATATTGAATATTATGCTCATTCAAAAGTGGTAATTGGTGCTATGGACAAGGAATGTCCGCATTGTCATGctctgaaattcaaaaatgagccAGCTGGGATGTGTTGCGCGTCAGGAAAAGTGCAACTACCTGAAATTGAAACACCACCTGAACCATTGAACGGCTTACTTATCGGCACGGATCCAGATTCTAACGTGTTCCTGAAGTCAATTCGAAGATTCAATTCATGCTTTCAAATGACATCGTTCGGAGCAACAGAAATAGTTCGAAATACTAATGCAAATggtcaacaattcaattctacatTCAAAATCAGAGGCCAAGTTTATCATAAAATGGGCTTACTGCTGCCAATGCCAAACGAACCACATAAATTCTTACAAATCTACTTTATGGGCGGCGAGGATTCCGGAAGCGCACTTGCCAATCGCGTGAATGCACGTTGTGATTATAATAACCTTGATTCACTTTATGCCAGGCGCATCGTCAGCGAGCTAGATGCTCTTTTGAACGAGCACAACGAgttgttgaaaatattcaaatcacATATGCACCAATTACAAAGCGATAATCACGCTATCGTCATTAATCCTGATAAAACACCAGCTGGAGAGCATATTCGTAGATTCAATGCACCCGTTGTTGATGATGTTGCTGGAATCATGGTTGGCGATTGTACAGCTGCACGAGAAATTGTGATTG GAGCTGAAACAAACAAGAACGTTAACTCAAAGGATTATTATGCGTACCGATTAATGATTAGACGTGGCCTGGACAACGTCATTTTACGATGTCGTGAGCTTTGTCAACAATTCATGGTCGACATGTACGCGAAGATTGAGAGCGAACGACTACGATACTTACGATATAATCAACAAAAGCTGCGCGCGGAAGAGTACATTCATTTGCGAGACGCTATCAACAACAACGCCGACGTCGCCGAAATTGGTAACCATGTCATTTTACCATCATCGTACGTAGGCAGTCCAAGGCATATGCAAGAATATATACAGGATGCTCTGACTTTCGTGCGCGAATATGGACGGCCATGTTTATTTATCACGTTCGCATGTAATCCAAAATGGCCAGAGATTACATCTTTGCTACTGCCTGGCCAAAATGCAATACATCGCCATGACATTACAGCACGTGTGTTCAGACAAAAGTTGAAGTCTTTAATAAGTTTCATTACTAAATCACATGTATTTGGTCCCACACGTTGCTGGATGTATTCGGTTGAGTGGCAAAAGCGAGAATTACCTCATGCACACATTTTGGTTTGGTTCATCGACAAAATCCGTCCTGAAGAAATCGATAGCATCATTTCTGCGGAAATTCCAGATCCATCCACTGACCAACTGCTGTTTGATATTGTTACAACAAACATGATTCATGGTCCATGTGGTACTCTTAATAGTTCATCGCCTTACATGGCTGATGGAAAATGTACTAAAAATTTCCCTAAAGATTTTACCAATGATACGGTCACAAATGTCGACGGATACCCAATATATCGTCGAAGAAATCCTGAAAATGGCGGacaatcatttattaaaaatatcatcaACACAGACATTGATATTGACAATCGTTGGGTGGTGCCATATTCGCCTCTGCTGAGCAAAACATATAATGCTCATATTAATGTTGAGTTCTGCAGTTCTGTGAAGAGCATCAAATACATTTGCAAGTATGTCCATAAAGGCAGTGATATGGCTGTGTTTAGAGTGGAAAATACTAATGTGAATGCTCCTCCAGTGAATAAAAACGATGAAATAACGCTCTACCAAATTGGTCGGTACATCAGCTCCAATGAAGCTGCTTGGCGTATCTTTGGTTTTCCAATTCATGAACGGGATCCAGCAGTTGTTCAGTTAGCCATCCATCTTGAAAACGGTCAGCGTGTATTTTTCACGAACGAGACAGCGATTGATCGTGCAATAAATCCACCGAAAACTACACTCACTGCATTTTTTGAATTGTGTAATCGTGCGGATGATTTTG ATATACGTAAAGTGAATGGGCAACAATATCCAACGTATAAAGATGCATGCCTTGCACTCGGCTTGCTGGAAGACGACAACCAGTGGGAATGCATGCTTGCTGAAGCTGCATTAAACTGTACAGCAATACAAATTCGTCTACTATTCGCTATAGTGTTGACTACATGTTTCCCAGCCCGAGCACAGATATTATGGGAAAATCACAAAGATTCAATGACTGATGATATATTGCATCAACATCGTATACGGTGCCACGATCTAATCATAACATTCAGCGACGAAATGTACAATGAAGCATTGATTGCTATTGAGGATCTTTGCATTGTCATTGCCAACTTACCACTTAGTAATTTCGGTATGAATTCGCCAAATCGAACTGCATCTGATTTAATGAATACTGAAATGAATCGTGAACTGCAGTACAGTACTGTAGAAATGGCAGCGATTGTTGCCCGCAATGTCCCACTAATGAATGAGGAACAAAGAACCATTTATGATCGCATTATGCTCGCAGTTTCAGCTGGACAAGGTGAGTTCTTCTTTTTGGATGCACCGGGTGGAACTGGCAAAACATTCGTTATTTCGCTAATTCTTGCTGAAATACGATCAAATAATGGCATCGCATTGGCCGTTGCATCATCGGGCATTGCAGCAACTTTATTGGATGGAGGTAGAACAGCTCATTCAGTATTTAAGCTGCCACTAAATATTCAGAATAACCCTGACGCAGTATGCAACATTAAGAAACAATCGTCCATGGCCACTGTGCTGAAACggtgtaaaattattatttgggaTGAATGTACTATGgcacacaaacattcacttgaGGCGTTGAACAGGACATTGAAAGATATTAAAAACAGTGACAAACTATTTGGCGGAACTCTGTTGGTCGTTTCAGGTGATTTCAGACAAACACTTCCAGTCATTCCATGTTCATTGTTGAAAAATTacagctaa